From Algoriphagus sp. NG3, the proteins below share one genomic window:
- the surE gene encoding 5'/3'-nucleotidase SurE, whose amino-acid sequence MSKPLILVSNDDGITSIGIRVLVSVMKKLGDVVVVAPDSPQSGMGHAITIGETLRLEEEYIFEDVKAYKSSGTPADCVKLAKHYVMKDRSPDLIVSGINHGSNTSISVLYSGTMSAAIEGALEGYPSIGFSLCDYSSKADFSHVEEWVEKITRQVLDNGMPKGVALNVNFPPKQNEQIKGVKVCRQAEAKWQEEFDERRDPNGRKYFWLAGNFVNFDKGEDNDEWAIANNYVSIVPCQYDLTAHHAINQINKDWNWEEFKR is encoded by the coding sequence ATGTCGAAACCATTAATTCTCGTCTCCAATGATGACGGGATCACGTCCATAGGGATAAGAGTACTCGTGTCTGTAATGAAGAAACTTGGGGATGTAGTCGTGGTGGCTCCCGATAGCCCACAGTCTGGTATGGGGCATGCGATCACGATTGGCGAAACACTCAGATTGGAGGAGGAATATATTTTTGAAGACGTCAAAGCCTATAAGTCCAGCGGTACCCCTGCGGACTGTGTGAAACTGGCCAAGCATTATGTAATGAAGGATAGAAGTCCTGACTTGATCGTAAGTGGGATCAACCATGGGTCAAACACTTCTATTTCCGTACTCTATTCCGGGACTATGTCCGCGGCTATTGAAGGTGCTTTGGAGGGCTACCCTTCCATAGGATTCAGCCTATGCGATTATTCTTCAAAAGCAGATTTTTCCCACGTAGAAGAATGGGTGGAAAAAATCACCCGACAGGTACTGGACAATGGTATGCCTAAAGGAGTGGCACTCAATGTGAATTTCCCTCCCAAACAAAATGAACAGATAAAGGGAGTGAAGGTCTGCCGACAGGCCGAGGCTAAATGGCAAGAGGAATTTGATGAGAGAAGGGATCCTAACGGCAGAAAGTATTTCTGGCTTGCCGGTAACTTTGTCAATTTTGATAAAGGAGAGGATAATGATGAGTGGGCTATCGCCAACAATTATGTGTCCATAGTTCCCTGCCAGTATGATTTGACAGCGCATCATGCCATTAACCAGATAAACAAAGATTGGAACTGGGAAGAATTTAAACGATAG
- a CDS encoding tetratricopeptide repeat-containing sensor histidine kinase, with translation MNLKLIVFLVFILSAPFGGKAQITTIDSLKTILPVMEGNERLSVLNELATHLREIEQQNALDYALEAEQLARTLSSKSGEAIAKENIGWIYYRRGQWQKAFDYSKAAYSLSMEDDNLKEAARVLNSIGALYYEQHNYLLAIEQFKLAYYLSKKEDDLYTMIRSLNNVAFNYIFLDELDSALFYVSEAIEANRRRGSPYMLSFSNRVMGDIYFKRKQFEDAEKTYEIALLQAEGKNLNSFAASVHHRLGNTYLLNGKPEQAKQMLLKGIEVALSNSLLDELAKCHKYLAEYYRQEGDFELAFNHQAKFVEINDSIANKSSRDRLALMQGMFNDDLEQSEYELLLAQNEIQATRLAMDRWILLLVGIGSVLILGLLIRLYFLHSNIKKFNASLILQKQQIRGQNKDLEIKSKELQEINQTKNKLFSILGHDLRGPIGQVKSIVDLLSSGHLNQEDFNELIEHLKVDVDTVFFTLNNTLKWSMAQMEGFKLHKVNFTLDELVTTNIKLISPQLKEKSLKIDFTAHLSGLQVFADRDLIDIVIRNIMNNAVKFSNPGDTIYLSIRSEEDMLVLCIKDQGIGMDQEQIETLLSQDYIFSNSTLGTNAEKGSGLGIQICKEFTRMNGGYFQINSVKGEGTLVFIKLKVSPVLACN, from the coding sequence TTGAATCTGAAATTAATTGTTTTTCTAGTTTTTATTTTATCGGCTCCATTTGGAGGAAAGGCACAGATCACAACTATAGATAGCCTTAAAACTATACTTCCTGTCATGGAAGGAAATGAAAGGTTATCTGTGTTGAATGAACTGGCTACCCACCTCCGTGAAATCGAGCAACAGAATGCTCTGGACTATGCGCTAGAAGCAGAGCAACTTGCGCGTACACTTTCCAGTAAATCTGGTGAGGCTATAGCCAAGGAAAACATAGGATGGATTTATTACCGTAGAGGTCAATGGCAAAAAGCCTTTGATTACTCCAAGGCTGCCTATAGCCTTTCAATGGAAGATGATAACCTGAAGGAGGCCGCACGTGTGCTTAACAGTATTGGGGCACTTTATTACGAGCAGCACAATTATTTGTTGGCAATAGAGCAGTTTAAACTGGCATATTACCTTAGCAAAAAAGAAGATGACCTGTATACCATGATCAGGAGTCTTAATAACGTTGCGTTTAACTATATATTTCTTGACGAGCTGGATTCTGCCCTGTTTTATGTTTCAGAAGCTATTGAAGCAAATAGACGTCGCGGCTCACCCTATATGTTATCCTTTTCTAATCGGGTAATGGGAGATATTTATTTCAAAAGAAAACAATTCGAAGATGCAGAAAAGACTTACGAAATAGCTTTGCTTCAAGCAGAAGGGAAAAATTTAAACTCATTTGCTGCAAGTGTGCACCACAGGCTGGGAAATACCTATTTACTGAACGGAAAACCTGAACAGGCAAAACAGATGCTCCTGAAAGGAATAGAAGTAGCCCTCTCCAACAGTTTATTGGATGAGCTTGCCAAATGTCACAAATACTTAGCTGAGTATTATCGTCAAGAAGGGGATTTTGAATTGGCATTTAACCACCAAGCTAAGTTCGTAGAGATCAATGATTCTATCGCCAATAAATCTAGTAGAGATAGATTGGCGCTGATGCAAGGGATGTTCAATGATGATCTGGAGCAATCCGAATACGAGTTGTTGCTTGCTCAGAATGAAATCCAGGCTACCAGACTGGCAATGGACAGATGGATCCTATTACTGGTCGGTATAGGCTCTGTTTTGATTTTGGGATTATTGATAAGGCTTTATTTCCTCCATAGCAATATCAAAAAATTCAATGCTAGCCTGATCTTGCAAAAGCAGCAGATCCGTGGTCAGAATAAGGATTTGGAAATCAAATCAAAGGAGCTGCAGGAAATCAACCAGACCAAAAACAAACTGTTTTCCATTTTAGGCCATGATCTCAGGGGGCCAATAGGTCAGGTAAAGTCTATTGTAGATTTGTTAAGTTCGGGGCATTTAAACCAGGAAGATTTCAATGAACTGATAGAACACCTAAAAGTAGATGTGGACACGGTATTTTTTACCTTAAATAATACCCTGAAGTGGTCCATGGCGCAGATGGAAGGTTTCAAACTACATAAGGTCAATTTTACCTTGGACGAATTGGTCACAACTAATATTAAGCTTATCTCTCCTCAGCTCAAGGAAAAATCCCTAAAGATTGATTTTACCGCCCATCTCTCAGGGCTACAGGTATTTGCCGACCGTGATTTAATAGATATTGTGATCCGGAATATTATGAATAATGCAGTTAAATTCTCCAATCCTGGGGATACTATCTACTTATCTATTAGAAGCGAAGAAGATATGCTGGTGTTATGTATAAAGGATCAGGGAATTGGTATGGATCAGGAACAAATCGAAACATTGCTCTCCCAGGATTACATATTTTCCAACTCCACATTAGGCACCAATGCGGAGAAAGGTTCAGGCTTAGGCATTCAGATCTGTAAGGAATTCACGAGGATGAATGGTGGCTATTTTCAGATTAACAGTGTGAAAGGGGAAGGAACTCTTGTGTTTATCAAATTGAAAGTCTCTCCTGTGCTAGCCTGTAATTGA
- a CDS encoding porin family protein gives MKSFVSMCIFLIIYSHSYAQKKENFQFGIKGGINYAELLGRDALPDKDRKVGYSFGLYTNHKLSEHFKLQPEIIWSLQGDEIENKGRYNISYINIPIMLKWHKGKFYTETGPQLGILTINTSNTMPDNLRLENFDTFDFLLNAGVGYEISEDWTLGIRYTHGLTNLVKGLNLKNSVFYIGFAYNIH, from the coding sequence ATGAAATCATTTGTTTCTATGTGCATTTTTCTGATCATTTATTCACATTCTTATGCTCAAAAAAAAGAAAATTTCCAATTTGGAATCAAAGGTGGAATCAATTACGCTGAACTTCTTGGGCGAGACGCTCTTCCTGACAAGGACAGGAAAGTAGGTTATTCTTTTGGTTTGTATACCAATCATAAATTATCCGAACATTTTAAATTACAACCAGAAATTATTTGGTCTTTGCAAGGAGATGAAATTGAAAATAAAGGAAGGTACAACATCTCATACATCAACATCCCAATCATGTTAAAATGGCACAAAGGTAAGTTTTATACTGAAACCGGTCCTCAACTCGGGATATTAACGATTAATACAAGCAATACAATGCCTGACAACTTACGCCTGGAAAACTTTGATACTTTTGATTTTCTTCTAAACGCAGGTGTAGGTTATGAAATTTCTGAGGATTGGACTCTTGGAATTAGATATACACATGGATTAACTAACCTTGTTAAAGGCTTAAATCTAAAAAACAGTGTTTTTTATATAGGTTTCGCTTATAACATTCATTAA
- a CDS encoding bifunctional 3,4-dihydroxy-2-butanone-4-phosphate synthase/GTP cyclohydrolase II has protein sequence MEKYILDPIEDAIEAIKNGEVIIVVDDEDRENEGDFVCAAETVTPEIINFMATHGRGLICAPLIEDRCEKLGLELMVGNNTAAFETPFTVSVDLIGHGCTTGISASDRAKTIKALVDDSIDPNELGKPGHIFPLKAKRGGVLRRAGHTEAAIDLARLSGYSPAGVLVEIMNEDGTMARLPDLVEVAKKFNLKLISIKDLIAYRLKHESLIQREIGVDLPTDFGDFELIAFRQTNTQELHLALIKGKWDKDEPVMVRVHSSCMTGDIFGSCRCDCGPQLHGAMQMVQKEGKGVILYMNQEGRGIGLINKLKAYKLQEEGMDTVQANLALGLPSDSRDYGVGAQILRDLEVRKLRLISNNPQKRVGLLGYGLEIVEQIPIEIAPNAHNEKYLQTKRDKMGHNILK, from the coding sequence GTGGAAAAATATATTCTTGATCCAATTGAAGATGCTATTGAAGCAATCAAAAATGGAGAGGTAATCATCGTCGTAGATGATGAGGATAGAGAAAATGAAGGTGACTTCGTATGTGCGGCAGAGACCGTGACACCTGAGATCATTAATTTCATGGCTACCCATGGACGCGGTTTGATCTGCGCCCCTTTGATAGAGGACAGATGCGAAAAACTTGGTCTTGAGCTGATGGTAGGGAATAATACGGCGGCTTTTGAAACTCCCTTTACTGTATCTGTAGATTTGATAGGTCATGGATGTACCACGGGGATTTCTGCCTCAGACCGGGCTAAGACAATAAAAGCCTTGGTTGATGATTCCATAGATCCCAATGAACTGGGCAAACCAGGCCATATTTTTCCACTCAAAGCCAAAAGAGGAGGGGTCTTGAGAAGAGCCGGACATACAGAGGCGGCTATAGACCTGGCCCGCCTATCCGGCTATTCCCCTGCCGGAGTACTGGTGGAGATCATGAATGAAGATGGGACTATGGCCCGCCTTCCTGACTTGGTGGAAGTTGCCAAGAAATTCAATCTTAAGTTGATCTCCATCAAGGATCTGATTGCATACCGATTGAAGCATGAGTCACTTATCCAGCGTGAAATCGGAGTGGATCTCCCTACGGATTTTGGGGATTTTGAACTGATTGCTTTCAGGCAAACCAATACCCAGGAACTCCATTTGGCTTTGATCAAGGGCAAATGGGATAAAGATGAACCGGTAATGGTAAGAGTACACTCCTCTTGTATGACAGGAGATATCTTTGGCTCATGTAGATGTGACTGCGGCCCTCAGCTACATGGAGCCATGCAGATGGTTCAAAAGGAAGGAAAAGGGGTGATACTGTACATGAACCAAGAAGGTAGAGGTATTGGATTGATCAATAAGCTAAAAGCTTATAAGCTACAGGAAGAAGGTATGGATACCGTTCAGGCAAATCTTGCCTTGGGATTACCCTCCGATAGTAGAGACTATGGGGTAGGTGCCCAGATTTTGAGAGACCTGGAAGTGAGAAAGCTGCGTCTGATATCCAATAATCCTCAAAAGAGGGTAGGCTTGCTGGGCTATGGGCTTGAAATAGTAGAACAGATTCCGATAGAAATAGCCCCTAATGCGCACAATGAAAAATATTTACAGACTAAGCGTGATAAAATGGGACATAATATCCTAAAATAA
- a CDS encoding Crp/Fnr family transcriptional regulator: MSKRAISLIIPHMELIKLAKKHVIIHENQKNRFGYFIIKGAARSFYLQNGVEVNTWFAFEGEVVGSLRNYNNLPSRETVQMLEDSLLISFNMNEIKNLMTDHIEISNFINPTIGDYAAYLEDKLYYTHLKSAKDRFNYLMTEKPEIFLRIPLTYIASYLGISRETLSRLRSK; encoded by the coding sequence ATGTCTAAAAGAGCAATTTCCCTGATCATACCTCATATGGAATTAATCAAACTTGCAAAAAAGCATGTGATAATTCATGAAAATCAAAAAAACAGATTTGGTTATTTTATCATTAAAGGAGCTGCCCGAAGTTTTTATTTACAAAATGGTGTGGAAGTAAATACTTGGTTTGCATTTGAAGGTGAAGTGGTTGGATCACTTCGGAACTATAATAATTTACCTTCAAGAGAGACCGTTCAGATGCTTGAAGACAGTTTGTTAATTTCCTTTAACATGAATGAAATCAAGAATCTTATGACAGATCACATTGAAATATCAAATTTCATCAACCCAACCATTGGAGACTATGCTGCGTACCTTGAAGATAAATTGTATTACACCCATTTGAAATCAGCTAAAGATAGATTCAACTATTTAATGACTGAAAAACCTGAGATTTTTCTTAGAATTCCACTTACCTACATTGCCTCTTATCTAGGTATTTCCAGAGAGACCCTTAGTCGCCTCCGTTCCAAGTAA
- a CDS encoding ABC transporter substrate-binding protein: MKKITITGVPEHFNFPWRKVVAAQPFEKDGILLQWTDESRGSGQMNKALRNDETDIALVLTESFLQDFENGNPAKIIGYHVVSPLIWGIHIHGNSSINHLSEIKQPNFLISRMGSGSHLMSFVLAKKENWNIGNINFKIIGNLPGALESMDPQVPELFLWEKYTTKPWVDSGEMKRIGEVPSPWPCFVMVASDKAIAEFGETIFKLRDLVYEESNKLQHGEASVGEISVNYELNVQDVSEWLSQTEWATTPEISRAQLMRSMHTMKELGILKEQLQPEKFLSSAHLSITG; the protein is encoded by the coding sequence ATGAAAAAAATCACCATCACCGGCGTTCCCGAACATTTTAATTTCCCTTGGAGAAAGGTTGTAGCCGCACAACCCTTCGAAAAAGATGGAATTCTCCTTCAATGGACTGATGAATCCAGAGGTTCGGGTCAGATGAATAAGGCATTGCGCAACGATGAGACTGATATAGCGCTCGTCCTGACAGAAAGCTTTCTTCAGGATTTCGAAAATGGGAACCCTGCGAAAATTATTGGATATCATGTAGTATCCCCCTTAATCTGGGGCATACATATACATGGGAACAGTTCAATTAACCATCTTTCAGAAATAAAACAACCAAATTTCCTGATCAGTAGAATGGGATCTGGTTCTCACCTTATGTCTTTTGTCCTGGCAAAAAAAGAGAATTGGAACATAGGGAACATAAATTTCAAGATCATCGGGAATCTTCCAGGTGCCTTGGAATCAATGGATCCCCAGGTACCGGAACTATTCCTCTGGGAGAAATACACCACTAAGCCATGGGTAGATTCAGGAGAAATGAAGCGGATCGGTGAAGTGCCCAGTCCCTGGCCCTGTTTTGTAATGGTAGCATCAGACAAAGCCATCGCAGAGTTTGGCGAAACAATTTTCAAGTTGAGAGACTTGGTCTATGAAGAGTCTAACAAGCTACAGCATGGTGAGGCCTCTGTAGGAGAAATCTCAGTAAATTATGAGCTAAACGTGCAGGATGTCAGCGAATGGCTTAGCCAGACAGAGTGGGCGACTACGCCAGAGATTTCACGGGCTCAGCTTATGCGCTCCATGCACACCATGAAGGAACTGGGAATACTGAAAGAACAACTTCAGCCAGAAAAGTTTTTGTCCTCTGCCCACCTTTCAATTACAGGCTAG
- a CDS encoding MFS transporter, with the protein MTSIKKELSFWQIWNMSFGFLGIQFGFALQGGFMSRIFQTLGADKDAIPFLWIAAPLTGLLVQPIVGYLSDHTWSPKFGRRKPFFFIGALFSTIALFFAPYSSALWMAAGALWILDASINISMEPFRALVADKLPESQRSYGFVIQTLIIGIGTWVASNLPWFMTTIGVPNTAAPGVVPDSVKYAFAVGALVLFTSILYTILTTDEYPPEDLEKFQTEKKKGFLQGIKEIFENISGMPKVMKQLGLVQFFSWFAFFTMWSFATPAITAHVFGVTDTSSEAYNNAADSVGNYLGTYGLVSMIYALILAFVASKYKINRRLCHLLSLLAGGCGFISIYFVTAPWMLHLSFMLVGVSWASILSMPYAMLSSSVEPRKMGVFMGIFNMFIVIPQIVAALGGVNFLYKLIFGEAVINTMLLAGLLLILAAFSNLLITDKKVTHD; encoded by the coding sequence ATGACCTCAATTAAAAAGGAATTAAGCTTCTGGCAAATCTGGAACATGAGTTTTGGATTTCTGGGAATACAGTTTGGCTTTGCCCTTCAAGGTGGCTTTATGTCCAGGATTTTCCAAACTTTGGGAGCCGATAAAGATGCCATTCCTTTTCTCTGGATAGCAGCCCCGCTTACCGGCTTACTTGTACAACCTATAGTCGGGTATCTAAGTGACCATACCTGGTCTCCAAAATTTGGAAGGCGAAAACCTTTCTTTTTTATAGGAGCCCTGTTCAGTACTATTGCACTATTCTTTGCCCCTTATTCATCTGCTTTATGGATGGCAGCGGGCGCACTCTGGATCCTGGATGCCTCGATCAATATCAGCATGGAACCTTTCCGTGCTTTGGTGGCAGACAAGCTTCCTGAATCCCAACGCTCTTACGGCTTCGTCATTCAGACACTGATCATAGGAATAGGCACTTGGGTGGCTTCCAATCTTCCCTGGTTTATGACCACGATAGGAGTACCCAATACTGCAGCGCCAGGTGTAGTGCCTGATTCGGTGAAATATGCCTTTGCTGTGGGTGCTTTAGTCTTGTTTACCTCCATTCTGTACACTATCCTTACCACGGATGAGTATCCTCCAGAAGATCTGGAAAAATTTCAAACCGAGAAGAAGAAGGGATTTCTTCAGGGAATTAAAGAGATTTTTGAAAACATTTCAGGCATGCCTAAAGTCATGAAACAACTGGGTTTGGTGCAGTTTTTTTCTTGGTTTGCTTTTTTCACCATGTGGAGCTTTGCTACTCCTGCCATTACAGCGCATGTTTTTGGCGTGACGGACACCAGTTCCGAAGCATATAATAATGCTGCTGACAGTGTGGGCAACTATCTGGGAACTTACGGATTGGTCTCTATGATTTATGCCTTGATTTTAGCTTTTGTAGCCAGCAAGTATAAAATCAACAGAAGGCTTTGCCACCTCCTTAGCTTATTAGCTGGTGGATGTGGCTTTATCTCTATCTACTTTGTAACTGCACCATGGATGCTGCATCTGAGTTTTATGTTGGTGGGCGTCTCTTGGGCGAGCATACTTTCTATGCCCTATGCCATGCTGTCCAGTTCGGTGGAGCCTAGGAAAATGGGAGTGTTTATGGGGATTTTCAACATGTTTATAGTCATCCCACAGATAGTAGCAGCGCTTGGTGGAGTGAATTTCCTGTATAAATTGATTTTTGGAGAGGCTGTTATCAATACCATGTTATTAGCTGGCTTGCTTTTGATTTTGGCGGCCTTTAGTAATCTTTTGATTACGGATAAAAAAGTGACCCATGACTAA
- a CDS encoding LacI family DNA-binding transcriptional regulator yields MMKLEQATIKDIAKELNISVSTVSRALKDYHGINAETKRKVKEVAEKLNYRPNAIALSLRKSRSFTIGVIIPEVVHFFFSSVISGIEEVAYARGYNVILAQTNEKLAREMSSINTMLSNQIDGIMISFSKETTDFEHFSKLLAQNYPIVFFDRTPDLSGAINVMIDDYQGAYNATSHLIQQGYERIVHLAGPRNLKICLERERGYREAMLAYQIPVVEEFIVECFEGTAEESKMLTKTLLSKSQLRPDAIFANNDTVAIGAMMAGKEAGLRIPEDLGIIGFSDWQLCTMVDPTLSSVSQPGFDIGAKSTELLLDLIEKKVMAEQITSPMILPTELALRNSSNRLKGKN; encoded by the coding sequence ATTATGAAACTAGAACAAGCTACTATAAAGGATATTGCCAAAGAACTCAACATCTCTGTTTCCACAGTTTCCCGGGCATTGAAAGATTACCATGGAATCAATGCCGAAACAAAAAGAAAAGTCAAAGAAGTAGCTGAAAAGTTAAACTACCGACCCAATGCCATTGCCCTTTCACTTAGAAAGAGCAGGTCCTTTACCATAGGAGTGATTATTCCTGAGGTAGTTCATTTTTTTTTCTCCTCGGTCATCAGCGGAATAGAAGAGGTAGCTTACGCCAGAGGATATAATGTGATCCTTGCACAAACTAATGAAAAGCTGGCCAGGGAAATGTCCAGCATCAACACCATGCTTTCCAATCAGATAGATGGAATCATGATTAGTTTCTCGAAAGAAACCACCGACTTTGAACATTTCTCCAAATTACTGGCCCAGAATTACCCCATAGTGTTTTTTGACCGGACTCCTGATTTGTCCGGCGCTATCAACGTCATGATAGATGATTATCAGGGTGCCTACAATGCCACCAGCCATTTGATCCAACAGGGGTACGAAAGGATAGTCCACCTGGCTGGGCCTAGGAATCTAAAGATCTGTCTGGAAAGAGAGCGGGGATACCGTGAGGCAATGCTTGCTTATCAAATCCCTGTGGTCGAGGAATTTATAGTGGAATGTTTTGAAGGAACAGCCGAAGAAAGCAAAATGCTTACAAAGACTTTACTTTCCAAGAGTCAGCTTAGACCAGATGCTATTTTTGCAAATAATGACACCGTAGCTATAGGTGCCATGATGGCGGGAAAAGAAGCAGGATTAAGAATTCCTGAGGATCTTGGGATCATCGGCTTTAGTGACTGGCAACTGTGTACCATGGTGGATCCTACGCTTTCATCCGTTTCCCAGCCTGGGTTCGATATAGGAGCAAAATCCACCGAACTATTATTAGACTTAATAGAAAAGAAAGTAATGGCAGAGCAAATCACATCTCCCATGATTTTGCCGACAGAACTAGCTCTACGAAATTCATCAAATAGGCTCAAGGGAAAAAATTAA
- a CDS encoding TIM-barrel domain-containing protein: MIESSTSTNNSARFSPMGTVISWDKTPTGLSGKTGKANFQVTVYQSGVLRIQINQAPHFDPNPYSIISSPSSCDFGIIEEGDFIVLTTEKIRLKLNRVNSTFSFYDLSGKLINADDPLATAWIGTEVTCYKQVQVNEKFIGLGEKTGNLNRFGKAFVNWNTDYFGYGIEDDPLYMSIPFYIGIHGQGAYGIYFDNTHKSVFNFGASTDRFISFGAEDGDMDYYFIHEPSVSEIITTYTSLTGKMQMPPKWSLGFQQCRYSYYPDKEVTTLAQTFRDKAIPADVIYLDIHHMEEYKVFTFDDIKFPDPKAMIRHLKSLGFRVVVIMDPGIKKQEGYLPYDEGVEDGLFIKYPDGQDYIAQVWPGWCAFPDFTKPDTRKWWAEKMEFYTEAGVDGFWADMNEPASWGQFTPNLIEFDMEGNPSSHRKSRNVYGMLMAKSANEGSLLHNPSERPFILTRSGFAGIQRYAAAWTGDNQATDEHMLLGVRLVNSLGMSGVSFSGYDVGGFAGESRQNLYARWMSIGAFSPFFRAHTMINSKDAEPWAYGEEVEEISRNYIRLRYQLLPTIYSKIMESTINGLPISSSLAIDYGSDEIIYQRAFQNQYLFCNTFLVIPVESYKEITRAYLPEGNWYYLYSDEQYTGQQLIYQDCPLSYLPVFVKAGSIFTMQSPVMHTGEKHDGILRIHVYEGADGTFTHYEDDGISWDYQESVYHKRIMEYHAASGKLTLQKASGSYPSEFSKIQVYFHGFQFTSVSVNGEEMPLSSRNYRFLNQLTEFDPLPESAHPYIAIGSLPYIEFDYSDEQLVIG; the protein is encoded by the coding sequence ATGATTGAAAGCTCTACATCCACAAACAATTCCGCCCGATTCAGCCCTATGGGTACGGTCATTTCTTGGGATAAAACCCCAACTGGTTTATCAGGAAAAACTGGAAAGGCTAATTTTCAGGTAACAGTATACCAATCAGGGGTACTGAGAATCCAGATCAATCAGGCTCCTCATTTCGATCCTAACCCCTATTCTATTATCTCTTCTCCAAGTTCATGTGATTTTGGCATAATAGAGGAGGGTGATTTTATCGTGTTGACCACAGAGAAGATCCGTTTAAAACTGAACCGGGTTAATTCCACCTTCTCCTTTTATGACTTATCCGGCAAGCTTATCAATGCAGATGATCCCTTGGCCACAGCATGGATAGGAACGGAAGTCACTTGTTACAAGCAAGTCCAAGTGAATGAGAAATTTATTGGGTTAGGTGAGAAAACAGGCAACCTCAACAGATTTGGGAAAGCTTTTGTCAACTGGAACACCGATTACTTTGGCTATGGCATTGAAGATGATCCCTTATACATGAGCATTCCCTTTTATATAGGAATCCATGGCCAGGGGGCTTACGGAATTTATTTTGACAATACCCACAAATCAGTATTCAACTTTGGAGCCTCCACTGATAGGTTCATCTCTTTCGGTGCTGAAGATGGTGATATGGATTATTACTTTATCCATGAACCTTCCGTTTCGGAAATAATCACTACATATACATCCCTCACCGGAAAAATGCAAATGCCTCCCAAGTGGTCACTTGGCTTCCAGCAATGCCGATACTCCTACTATCCGGATAAGGAAGTCACCACTTTGGCGCAGACTTTCAGGGATAAAGCCATCCCCGCGGATGTGATTTATCTGGACATCCATCATATGGAGGAGTATAAAGTATTCACATTTGATGATATCAAGTTTCCTGATCCTAAAGCCATGATCAGGCATCTTAAAAGCCTCGGCTTCCGGGTAGTGGTGATTATGGATCCGGGCATCAAAAAGCAGGAAGGTTATCTACCCTATGATGAGGGAGTTGAAGATGGATTATTTATAAAGTATCCCGATGGACAGGATTACATAGCCCAGGTATGGCCAGGCTGGTGTGCATTTCCTGATTTCACCAAACCCGACACCAGAAAATGGTGGGCAGAGAAAATGGAATTTTATACCGAAGCCGGTGTAGACGGTTTTTGGGCAGATATGAACGAGCCCGCTTCTTGGGGGCAATTCACACCAAACCTGATAGAATTTGACATGGAGGGAAATCCTTCCTCCCACAGAAAATCCCGAAATGTGTACGGCATGTTGATGGCCAAGTCAGCAAATGAAGGTTCATTGCTTCACAATCCATCTGAAAGACCCTTTATCTTGACCAGATCCGGATTTGCAGGAATCCAGCGGTATGCAGCCGCTTGGACTGGAGATAATCAGGCTACGGATGAGCATATGCTTTTGGGAGTCCGTCTGGTAAATAGTCTGGGAATGAGTGGAGTCTCATTTTCCGGATATGATGTCGGAGGATTTGCAGGAGAATCCAGACAAAATCTGTATGCCCGCTGGATGAGCATTGGGGCATTCTCGCCGTTTTTCCGGGCCCATACGATGATCAATTCTAAGGATGCTGAACCTTGGGCCTATGGGGAAGAGGTAGAGGAAATCTCCAGAAATTATATCCGATTACGATATCAGCTCTTGCCGACGATATACAGTAAGATAATGGAATCTACGATAAACGGGCTTCCTATATCTTCCAGTCTGGCTATAGACTATGGGTCAGATGAGATAATTTATCAGCGGGCTTTCCAGAACCAGTACCTCTTCTGCAATACTTTTTTAGTGATACCTGTGGAGAGTTATAAGGAAATCACAAGAGCATACCTGCCTGAAGGAAATTGGTATTACCTCTACTCTGATGAACAGTACACGGGGCAGCAACTGATATATCAAGATTGTCCGTTGAGCTATCTTCCTGTGTTTGTGAAAGCAGGCAGTATATTTACCATGCAATCCCCCGTAATGCACACCGGAGAAAAACATGACGGAATATTGAGAATACATGTGTATGAAGGCGCCGATGGCACATTTACACATTATGAAGATGACGGGATCAGCTGGGACTATCAAGAATCAGTTTATCATAAAAGGATCATGGAATACCATGCAGCTTCAGGTAAGTTGACACTTCAGAAAGCCAGTGGATCATACCCAAGTGAATTCTCCAAGATACAGGTGTATTTTCACGGATTCCAGTTCACATCAGTTAGTGTAAACGGAGAAGAAATGCCATTATCATCTAGAAATTATCGATTTTTGAATCAACTGACTGAATTTGACCCACTACCTGAATCAGCACATCCTTACATAGCTATAGGCTCACTTCCCTACATTGAGTTTGATTATTCTGACGAGCAACTTGTTATCGGTTAA